One Rhinopithecus roxellana isolate Shanxi Qingling chromosome 7, ASM756505v1, whole genome shotgun sequence DNA segment encodes these proteins:
- the TLR7 gene encoding toll-like receptor 7 isoform X2, with product MFPVWTLKRQILILFNIILISKLLGARWFPKTLPCDVTLDVPKNHVIVDCTDKHLTEIPGGIPTNTTNLTLTINHIPDISPASFHRLDHLVEIDFRCNCVPIRLGSKSNMCPRRLQIKPRSFSGLTYLKSLYLDGNQLLEIPQGLPPSLQLLSLEANNIFSIRKENLTELANIEILYLGQNCYYRNPCYVSYSIEKDAFLNLTKLKVLSLKDNNVTTVPTVLPSTLTELYLYNNMIAEIQEDDFNNLNQLQILDLSGNCPRCYNAPFPCTPCKNNSPLQIPVNAFDALTELKVLRLHSNSLQHVPPRWFKNINNLQELDLSQNFLAKEIGDAKFLHFLPNLIQLDLSFNFELQVYRASMNLSQAFSSLKSLKILRIRGYVFKELKSFNLSPLHNLQNLEVLDLGTNFIKIANLSMFKQFKRLKVIDLSVNKISPSGDSSEVGFCSNARTSVESYEPQVLEQLYYFRYDKYARSCRFKNKEASFMSVNESCYKYGQTLDLSKNSIFFIKSSDFQHLSFLKCLNLSGNLISQTLNGSEFQPLAELRYLDFSNNRLDLLHSTAFEELRKLEVLDISSNSHYFQSEGITHMLNFTKNLKVLQKLMMNDNDISSSTSRTMESESLRTLEFRGNHLDVLWRDGDNRYLQLFKNLLKLEELDISKNSLSFLPSGVFDGMPPNLKNLSLAKNGLKSFIWEKLRCLKNLETLDLSHNQLTTVPERLSNCSRSLKNLILKNNQIRSLTKYFLQDAFQLRYLDLSSNKIQMIQKTSFPENVLNNLKMLLLHHNRFLCTCDAVWFVWWVNHTEVTIPYLATDVTCVGPGAHKGQSVVSLDLYTCELDLTNLILFSLSISVSLFLMVMMTASHLYFWDVWYIYHFCKAKIKGYQRLISPDCCYDAFIVYDTKDPAVTEWVLAELVAKLEDPREKHFNLCLEERDWLPGQPVLENLSQSIQLSKKTVFVMTDKYAKTENFKIAFYLSHQRLMDEKVDVIILIFLEKPFQKSKFLQLRKRLCGSSVLEWPTNPQAHPYFWQCLKNALATDNHVAYSQVFKETV from the coding sequence ATGTTTCCAGTGTGGACACTGAAGAGACAAATTCTTATCCTTTTTAACATAATCCTAATTTCCAAACTCCTTGGGGCTAGATGGTTTCCTAAAACTCTGCCCTGTGATGTCACTCTGGATGTTCCAAAGAACCATGTGATCGTGGACTGCACAGACAAGCATTTAACAGAAATTCCTGGAGGTATTCCCACCAACACTACGAACCTCACCCTCACCATTAACCACATACCAGACATCTCCCCAGCGTCCTTTCACAGACTGGACCATCTGGTAGAGATCGATTTCAGATGCAACTGTGTACCTATTCGATTGGGGTCAAAAAGCAACATGTGCCCCAGGAGGCTGCAGATTAAACCCAGAAGCTTTAGTGGACTCACTTATTTAAAATCCCTTTACCTGGATGGAAACCAGCTTCTAGAGATACCGCAGGGCCTTCCACCCAGCTTACAGCTTCTCAGCCTTGAGGCCAACAACATCTTTTCCATCAGAAAAGAGAATCTAACAGAACTGGCCAACATAGAAATACTCTACCTGGGCCAAAACTGTTATTATCGAAATCCTTGTTATGTTTCAtattcaatagaaaaagatgCCTTCCTAAACTTGACAAAGTTAAAAGTGCTCTCCCTGAAAGATAACAATGTCACAACTGTCCCTACTGTTTTGCCATCTACTTTAACAGAACTATATCTCTACAACAACATGATTGCAGAAATCCAAGAAGATGATTTTAATAACCTCAACCAATTACAAATTCTTGACCTAAGTGGAAATTGCCCTCGTTGTTATAATGCCCCATTTCCTTGTACGCCATGTAAAAATAATTCTCCCCTACAGATCCCTGTAAATGCTTTTGATGCACTGACAGAATTAAAAGTTTTACGTCTACACAGTAACTCTCTTCAGCATGTGCCCCCAAGATGGTTTAAGAACATCAACAATCTCCAGGAACTAGATCTGTCCCAAAACTTCTTGGCCAAAGAAATTGGGGATGccaaatttctgcattttctcccCAACCTCATCCAACTGGATCTGTCTTTCAATTTTGAACTTCAGGTCTATCGTGCATCTATGAATCTATCACAAGCATTTTCTTCACTGAAAAGCCTGAAAATTCTGCGGATCAGAGGGTATGTCTTCAAAGAACTGAAAAGCTTTAACCTCTCTCCATTACATAATCTTCAAAATCTTGAAGTTCTTGATCTTGGTACTAACTTTATAAAAATTGCTAACCTCAGCAtgtttaaacaatttaaaagattGAAAGTCATAGATCTTTCCGTGAATAAAATATCACCTTCAGGAGATTCAAGTGAAGTTGGCTTCTGCTCAAATGCCAGAACTTCTGTAGAAAGTTATGAACCCCAGGTCCTGGAACAATTATATTATTTCAGATACGATAAGTATGCAAGGAGTTGCAGGTTCAAAAACAAAGAGGCTTCTTTCATGTCTGTTAATGAAAGCTGCTACAAGTATGGGCAGACCTTGGATCTAAGtaaaaatagtatattttttaTCAAGTCCTCTGATTTTCAGCATCTTTCTTTCCTCAAATGCCTGAATTTGTCAGGAAATCTCATTAGCCAAACTCTTAATGGCAGTGAATTCCAACCTTTAGCAGAGCTGAGATATTTGGACTTCTCCAACAACCGGCTTGATTTACTCCATTCAACAGCATTTGAAGAGCTTCGCAAATTGGAAGTTCTAGATATAAGCAGTAATAGCCATTATTTTCAATCAGAAGGAATTACTCATATGCTAAACTTTACCAAGAACCTAAAGGTTCTGCAGAAACTGATGATGAACGACAATGACATCTCTTCCTCCACCAGCAGGACCATGGAGAGTGAGTCTCTTAGAACTCTGGAATTCAGAGGAAATCACTTAGATGTTTTATGGAGAGATGGTGATAACAGATACTTACAATTATTCAAGAATCTGCTAAAATTAGAGGAATTAGACATCTCTAAAAATTCCCTAAGTTTCTTGCCTTCTGGAGTTTTTGATGGTATGCCTCCAAATCTAAAGAATCTCTCTTTGGCCAAAAATGGGCTCAAATCTTTCATTTGGGAAAAACTCCGTTGTCTAAAGAACCTGGAAACTTTGGACCTCAGCCACAACCAACTGACGACTGTCCCTGAGAGATTATCCAACTGTTCCAGAAGCCTCAAGAATCTGATTCTTAAGAATAATCAAATCAGGAGTCTGACGAAGTATTTTCTACAAGATGCCTTCCAGTTGCGATATCTGGATCTCAGCTCAAATAAAATCCAGATGATCCAAAAGACCAGCTTCCCAGAAAATGTCCTCAACAATCTGAAGATGTTGCTTTTGCATCATAATCGGTTTCTGTGCACCTGTGATGCTGTGTGGTTTGTCTGGTGGGTTAACCATACGGAGGTGACTATTCCTTACCTGGCCACAGACGTGACTTGTGTGGGGCCAGGAGCACACAAAGGCCAGAGTGTGGTCTCCCTGGATCTGTATACCTGTGAGTTAGATCTGACTAACCTGATTCTGTTCTCACTTTCCATATCTGTATCTCTCTTTCTCATGGTGATGATGACAGCAAGTCACCTCTATTTCTGGGATGTGTGgtatatttaccatttctgtaAGGCCAAGATAAAGGGGTATCAGCGTCTAATATCACCAGACTGTTGCTATGATGCTTTTATTGTGTATGACACTAAAGACCCAGCTGTGACAGAGTGGGTTTTGGCTGAGCTGGTGGCCAAACTGGAAGACCCAAgagagaaacattttaatttatgtcTTGAGGAAAGGGACTGGTTACCAGGGCAGCCAGTTCTGGAAAACCTTTCCCAGAGCATACAGCTTAGCAAAAAGACAGTGTTTGTGATGACAGACAAGTATGCAAAGACCGAAAATTTTAAGATAGCATTTTACTTGTCTCATCAGAGGCTCATGGATGAAAAAGTTGATGTGATTATCTTGATATTTCTTGAGAAGCCCTTTCAGAAGTCCAAGTTCCTCCAGCTCCGGAAAAGGCTCTGTGGGAGTTCTGTCCTTGAGTGGCCAACAAACCCACAGGCTCACCCATACTTCTGGCAGTGTCTAAAGAACGCCCTGGCCACGGACAATCACGTGGCCTATAGTCAGGTGTTCAAGGAAACGGTCTAG
- the TLR7 gene encoding toll-like receptor 7 isoform X1 produces MMFPVWTLKRQILILFNIILISKLLGARWFPKTLPCDVTLDVPKNHVIVDCTDKHLTEIPGGIPTNTTNLTLTINHIPDISPASFHRLDHLVEIDFRCNCVPIRLGSKSNMCPRRLQIKPRSFSGLTYLKSLYLDGNQLLEIPQGLPPSLQLLSLEANNIFSIRKENLTELANIEILYLGQNCYYRNPCYVSYSIEKDAFLNLTKLKVLSLKDNNVTTVPTVLPSTLTELYLYNNMIAEIQEDDFNNLNQLQILDLSGNCPRCYNAPFPCTPCKNNSPLQIPVNAFDALTELKVLRLHSNSLQHVPPRWFKNINNLQELDLSQNFLAKEIGDAKFLHFLPNLIQLDLSFNFELQVYRASMNLSQAFSSLKSLKILRIRGYVFKELKSFNLSPLHNLQNLEVLDLGTNFIKIANLSMFKQFKRLKVIDLSVNKISPSGDSSEVGFCSNARTSVESYEPQVLEQLYYFRYDKYARSCRFKNKEASFMSVNESCYKYGQTLDLSKNSIFFIKSSDFQHLSFLKCLNLSGNLISQTLNGSEFQPLAELRYLDFSNNRLDLLHSTAFEELRKLEVLDISSNSHYFQSEGITHMLNFTKNLKVLQKLMMNDNDISSSTSRTMESESLRTLEFRGNHLDVLWRDGDNRYLQLFKNLLKLEELDISKNSLSFLPSGVFDGMPPNLKNLSLAKNGLKSFIWEKLRCLKNLETLDLSHNQLTTVPERLSNCSRSLKNLILKNNQIRSLTKYFLQDAFQLRYLDLSSNKIQMIQKTSFPENVLNNLKMLLLHHNRFLCTCDAVWFVWWVNHTEVTIPYLATDVTCVGPGAHKGQSVVSLDLYTCELDLTNLILFSLSISVSLFLMVMMTASHLYFWDVWYIYHFCKAKIKGYQRLISPDCCYDAFIVYDTKDPAVTEWVLAELVAKLEDPREKHFNLCLEERDWLPGQPVLENLSQSIQLSKKTVFVMTDKYAKTENFKIAFYLSHQRLMDEKVDVIILIFLEKPFQKSKFLQLRKRLCGSSVLEWPTNPQAHPYFWQCLKNALATDNHVAYSQVFKETV; encoded by the coding sequence ATGTTTCCAGTGTGGACACTGAAGAGACAAATTCTTATCCTTTTTAACATAATCCTAATTTCCAAACTCCTTGGGGCTAGATGGTTTCCTAAAACTCTGCCCTGTGATGTCACTCTGGATGTTCCAAAGAACCATGTGATCGTGGACTGCACAGACAAGCATTTAACAGAAATTCCTGGAGGTATTCCCACCAACACTACGAACCTCACCCTCACCATTAACCACATACCAGACATCTCCCCAGCGTCCTTTCACAGACTGGACCATCTGGTAGAGATCGATTTCAGATGCAACTGTGTACCTATTCGATTGGGGTCAAAAAGCAACATGTGCCCCAGGAGGCTGCAGATTAAACCCAGAAGCTTTAGTGGACTCACTTATTTAAAATCCCTTTACCTGGATGGAAACCAGCTTCTAGAGATACCGCAGGGCCTTCCACCCAGCTTACAGCTTCTCAGCCTTGAGGCCAACAACATCTTTTCCATCAGAAAAGAGAATCTAACAGAACTGGCCAACATAGAAATACTCTACCTGGGCCAAAACTGTTATTATCGAAATCCTTGTTATGTTTCAtattcaatagaaaaagatgCCTTCCTAAACTTGACAAAGTTAAAAGTGCTCTCCCTGAAAGATAACAATGTCACAACTGTCCCTACTGTTTTGCCATCTACTTTAACAGAACTATATCTCTACAACAACATGATTGCAGAAATCCAAGAAGATGATTTTAATAACCTCAACCAATTACAAATTCTTGACCTAAGTGGAAATTGCCCTCGTTGTTATAATGCCCCATTTCCTTGTACGCCATGTAAAAATAATTCTCCCCTACAGATCCCTGTAAATGCTTTTGATGCACTGACAGAATTAAAAGTTTTACGTCTACACAGTAACTCTCTTCAGCATGTGCCCCCAAGATGGTTTAAGAACATCAACAATCTCCAGGAACTAGATCTGTCCCAAAACTTCTTGGCCAAAGAAATTGGGGATGccaaatttctgcattttctcccCAACCTCATCCAACTGGATCTGTCTTTCAATTTTGAACTTCAGGTCTATCGTGCATCTATGAATCTATCACAAGCATTTTCTTCACTGAAAAGCCTGAAAATTCTGCGGATCAGAGGGTATGTCTTCAAAGAACTGAAAAGCTTTAACCTCTCTCCATTACATAATCTTCAAAATCTTGAAGTTCTTGATCTTGGTACTAACTTTATAAAAATTGCTAACCTCAGCAtgtttaaacaatttaaaagattGAAAGTCATAGATCTTTCCGTGAATAAAATATCACCTTCAGGAGATTCAAGTGAAGTTGGCTTCTGCTCAAATGCCAGAACTTCTGTAGAAAGTTATGAACCCCAGGTCCTGGAACAATTATATTATTTCAGATACGATAAGTATGCAAGGAGTTGCAGGTTCAAAAACAAAGAGGCTTCTTTCATGTCTGTTAATGAAAGCTGCTACAAGTATGGGCAGACCTTGGATCTAAGtaaaaatagtatattttttaTCAAGTCCTCTGATTTTCAGCATCTTTCTTTCCTCAAATGCCTGAATTTGTCAGGAAATCTCATTAGCCAAACTCTTAATGGCAGTGAATTCCAACCTTTAGCAGAGCTGAGATATTTGGACTTCTCCAACAACCGGCTTGATTTACTCCATTCAACAGCATTTGAAGAGCTTCGCAAATTGGAAGTTCTAGATATAAGCAGTAATAGCCATTATTTTCAATCAGAAGGAATTACTCATATGCTAAACTTTACCAAGAACCTAAAGGTTCTGCAGAAACTGATGATGAACGACAATGACATCTCTTCCTCCACCAGCAGGACCATGGAGAGTGAGTCTCTTAGAACTCTGGAATTCAGAGGAAATCACTTAGATGTTTTATGGAGAGATGGTGATAACAGATACTTACAATTATTCAAGAATCTGCTAAAATTAGAGGAATTAGACATCTCTAAAAATTCCCTAAGTTTCTTGCCTTCTGGAGTTTTTGATGGTATGCCTCCAAATCTAAAGAATCTCTCTTTGGCCAAAAATGGGCTCAAATCTTTCATTTGGGAAAAACTCCGTTGTCTAAAGAACCTGGAAACTTTGGACCTCAGCCACAACCAACTGACGACTGTCCCTGAGAGATTATCCAACTGTTCCAGAAGCCTCAAGAATCTGATTCTTAAGAATAATCAAATCAGGAGTCTGACGAAGTATTTTCTACAAGATGCCTTCCAGTTGCGATATCTGGATCTCAGCTCAAATAAAATCCAGATGATCCAAAAGACCAGCTTCCCAGAAAATGTCCTCAACAATCTGAAGATGTTGCTTTTGCATCATAATCGGTTTCTGTGCACCTGTGATGCTGTGTGGTTTGTCTGGTGGGTTAACCATACGGAGGTGACTATTCCTTACCTGGCCACAGACGTGACTTGTGTGGGGCCAGGAGCACACAAAGGCCAGAGTGTGGTCTCCCTGGATCTGTATACCTGTGAGTTAGATCTGACTAACCTGATTCTGTTCTCACTTTCCATATCTGTATCTCTCTTTCTCATGGTGATGATGACAGCAAGTCACCTCTATTTCTGGGATGTGTGgtatatttaccatttctgtaAGGCCAAGATAAAGGGGTATCAGCGTCTAATATCACCAGACTGTTGCTATGATGCTTTTATTGTGTATGACACTAAAGACCCAGCTGTGACAGAGTGGGTTTTGGCTGAGCTGGTGGCCAAACTGGAAGACCCAAgagagaaacattttaatttatgtcTTGAGGAAAGGGACTGGTTACCAGGGCAGCCAGTTCTGGAAAACCTTTCCCAGAGCATACAGCTTAGCAAAAAGACAGTGTTTGTGATGACAGACAAGTATGCAAAGACCGAAAATTTTAAGATAGCATTTTACTTGTCTCATCAGAGGCTCATGGATGAAAAAGTTGATGTGATTATCTTGATATTTCTTGAGAAGCCCTTTCAGAAGTCCAAGTTCCTCCAGCTCCGGAAAAGGCTCTGTGGGAGTTCTGTCCTTGAGTGGCCAACAAACCCACAGGCTCACCCATACTTCTGGCAGTGTCTAAAGAACGCCCTGGCCACGGACAATCACGTGGCCTATAGTCAGGTGTTCAAGGAAACGGTCTAG